From a single Alloactinosynnema sp. L-07 genomic region:
- a CDS encoding tryptophan 2,3-dioxygenase has product MDAAAMNEQTQQCPLFSEEIRRRQAEQTGGGPQTEFPTGNTPFVEYARMDELLQLRRPRTKALTEPAFIVMSQVKELLFDLLRTEFGTARGQLAKDAVEDALWTLRRASRIQDVLLASWDVLAALTPLEFAEFRDVLGNASGFQSVSYRRLEFLLGNKNPAMAIPHGKSPAYHDIDAQLREPSLYDEALGLLSRAGFDIPDRCLRRDFAVPYQPDDAVESAWRAVYADPGGHRRLYLLAEGLMDTADQFARWRYTHLVTVQRMLGAKPGSGGTHGVAWLKGIAEHRFFPELWSVRSTI; this is encoded by the coding sequence ATGGACGCAGCAGCGATGAACGAACAGACCCAGCAGTGCCCGCTGTTCTCCGAGGAGATCCGCAGGCGTCAGGCCGAGCAGACCGGAGGCGGGCCCCAGACCGAGTTCCCCACGGGGAACACACCGTTTGTCGAGTACGCACGAATGGACGAACTGCTCCAATTGCGGCGTCCACGGACGAAGGCGCTCACCGAGCCCGCGTTCATCGTCATGAGTCAGGTCAAGGAGCTGCTCTTCGACTTGCTGCGCACCGAGTTCGGCACGGCTCGCGGACAACTGGCGAAGGACGCGGTCGAGGACGCGCTGTGGACGCTTCGACGGGCTTCGCGGATACAGGACGTGTTGCTGGCCTCGTGGGACGTGCTGGCCGCGCTCACCCCGCTCGAGTTCGCCGAATTCCGCGATGTGCTCGGCAACGCGTCAGGATTCCAATCGGTCTCCTACCGGCGCCTGGAGTTCCTGCTGGGCAACAAGAACCCCGCGATGGCCATCCCCCACGGCAAGTCCCCGGCTTACCACGACATCGACGCGCAACTGCGCGAGCCGAGCCTCTACGACGAGGCACTGGGCCTGTTGAGCCGGGCCGGGTTCGACATCCCCGACCGGTGCCTGCGACGGGACTTCGCCGTGCCGTACCAGCCCGACGACGCCGTGGAGTCGGCATGGCGGGCGGTCTACGCCGACCCTGGCGGCCACCGACGGCTCTACTTGCTCGCGGAAGGCCTGATGGACACCGCCGACCAGTTCGCGCGATGGCGCTACACCCACCTGGTGACAGTGCAGCGCATGCTCGGCGCCAAACCGGGCAGCGGCGGCACGCACGGCGTGGCATGGCTCAAGGGCATCGCCGAGCACAGGTTCTTTCCAGAGCTGTGGTCCGTGCGATCAACGATATGA
- a CDS encoding alpha/beta hydrolase: MIDTNDWRNWDQATLDRQYSPSSCVPSLAAYLDEYRELSAAARRDAMALTDLRYGPHPDETLDFFPARAPHASLQVFVHGGNWQDVTKDSSAFAAPAFLRAGAAFAAVGYGLAPAVGIDEIVAMVRRSLRWLRAHARELGFAPDRIHLTGTSAGAHLAAMAMIATRDVDIAGATLLSGMYDLEPVRNTYINRALGMDDSTALRNSPLHWLPPNLPPVVIARGGNETGEYIRQHDRMAAALRTRTRVTEVVAPNRDHFDLPYDLGVPGTRLGDAVLAQMMIPTPIGRTGAAAWTQQR; this comes from the coding sequence GTGATCGACACGAATGACTGGAGGAATTGGGACCAAGCGACGCTGGACCGGCAGTACTCCCCCAGCTCGTGCGTGCCCAGCCTGGCCGCCTACCTCGACGAGTACCGCGAGCTCAGCGCCGCGGCCCGCCGCGACGCGATGGCCCTGACCGATCTGCGCTACGGCCCGCACCCCGACGAGACCTTGGACTTCTTTCCCGCGCGGGCGCCGCACGCGTCGCTGCAAGTCTTCGTACACGGCGGCAACTGGCAGGACGTGACCAAGGACAGCTCGGCCTTCGCCGCACCAGCGTTTCTCCGTGCGGGTGCGGCCTTCGCCGCGGTCGGCTACGGGTTGGCGCCCGCGGTGGGCATCGACGAGATCGTCGCGATGGTCCGCCGCAGCCTGCGATGGCTGCGCGCCCACGCGCGGGAACTCGGATTCGCACCTGATCGGATTCACCTCACCGGCACCTCGGCCGGAGCGCACCTGGCCGCGATGGCGATGATCGCCACCCGCGATGTCGACATCGCGGGGGCAACCCTGCTCAGCGGAATGTACGACCTGGAACCCGTCCGGAACACCTACATCAACCGAGCGCTCGGTATGGACGACTCCACCGCGCTGCGCAACAGCCCGCTGCACTGGCTGCCGCCGAACCTGCCGCCCGTCGTCATCGCCCGCGGCGGCAACGAGACCGGCGAGTACATCCGCCAGCACGACCGAATGGCCGCGGCACTGCGGACGCGGACCCGGGTCACCGAGGTGGTCGCACCCAACCGCGACCACTTCGACCTGCCCTATGACCTCGGCGTGCCGGGAACCCGGCTCGGCGACGCCGTCCTGGCCCAAATGATGATCCCCACTCCGATCGGAAGGACGGGTGCCGCGGCATGGACGCAGCAGCGATGA
- a CDS encoding DUF6875 domain-containing protein — translation MSIDHALVLVEDWLGTYITRPHSLIGRPGPVCPFVEPAQRMGSLETRVRLVGSSPSAALMTELMRCALDEFDDIEWKASNPNLHALLVVLPDLARDSLEVLDQAHAAVKSESVHRGMMIGQFHQDCDEVAARNPDFAVSRSPVPLFAIRSMAVHDVLFLSGREDWFMVYATRFGSRYWKGARGVDPVLVTQFDKACAAYGIQPPAVAT, via the coding sequence GTGAGCATCGACCACGCGCTGGTGCTCGTCGAGGACTGGCTGGGGACCTACATCACCCGGCCGCACAGCCTGATCGGACGCCCCGGACCGGTGTGCCCGTTCGTCGAGCCCGCCCAGCGCATGGGTTCACTGGAGACCAGGGTGCGACTGGTCGGGTCTTCGCCCAGCGCGGCACTGATGACCGAGCTGATGCGGTGTGCCCTCGACGAGTTCGACGACATCGAGTGGAAGGCGAGCAACCCGAACCTGCACGCACTGCTGGTCGTGCTACCCGATCTCGCCCGCGACTCCCTCGAAGTGCTCGACCAAGCCCATGCCGCCGTCAAGTCGGAGAGCGTGCACCGCGGCATGATGATCGGCCAGTTCCACCAGGACTGCGACGAGGTGGCGGCCCGCAACCCAGACTTCGCGGTCAGCCGGTCCCCCGTGCCCCTGTTCGCGATCCGTTCGATGGCTGTCCACGACGTGCTGTTCCTCTCAGGTCGGGAGGACTGGTTCATGGTCTACGCGACCCGCTTCGGCTCCCGCTACTGGAAAGGAGCCCGCGGCGTCGACCCCGTTCTCGTCACCCAGTTCGACAAGGCGTGCGCCGCCTACGGGATCCAGCCCCCCGCGGTGGCGACGTGA